The DNA window ACTCATAATATGGGTAAGCCAGCTAAATTTGTAATGGGTGATGGTAGTCTGAGTGAAAACTTTGAACAGTGCTTATTAGGATTACCAGTAGGTGAGAAAAAAGCAATTGAACTGAAAGCGCAAGATGCTTTTGGTATGCCGAACCCGGATCATATTCACCATATGGATCGCACCAAGTTCGTTGGCGATGCAGAAGTTGAGGTTGGAACTATCATGGCATTCAGCGGCCCTGATGGTATGGAAATCCCGGGCATTATTACTGAAATCGCCGGTGATTCAGTAACCGTTGACTTCAATCATCCTCTGGCAGGGCAAGACGTGACTTTCGAAGTCGAG is part of the Vibrio sp. B1FLJ16 genome and encodes:
- the fkpB gene encoding FKBP-type peptidyl-prolyl cis-trans isomerase, with the translated sequence MTTINQDSAVTLHFTIKMKDGSVADSTHNMGKPAKFVMGDGSLSENFEQCLLGLPVGEKKAIELKAQDAFGMPNPDHIHHMDRTKFVGDAEVEVGTIMAFSGPDGMEIPGIITEIAGDSVTVDFNHPLAGQDVTFEVEILSVE